In Scomber scombrus chromosome 17, fScoSco1.1, whole genome shotgun sequence, the following proteins share a genomic window:
- the heca gene encoding headcase protein homolog: MPNQKSNKGKKSKRTNSSGDEQENGACAAATGGATAAAAPRNERSSEVQCATPLGCSLARPIDLEKDDYQRVLCNSELCPYGNWMHLQCFYEWESSILVQFNCIGRARSWNEKQCRQNMWTKKGYDLAFRFCSCRCGQGHLKKDTDWYQVKRVHDERKKKPSERSAGRMAAGGGASGPGDGFFEEPKKSKPNSGGGKVAHRASSQELPRRQSIDRQNSIERGAAGGLGGGHVTGGAFPMGPPHKSPCDSPGQSPPTGFSSPAAILAAAAGGGAVGFRGSRQLGEFLKSAVHMDAQRKHLLVGGALGRSGGCSMGMSGGGPDGPHLAPGSVIPLPLSFALPLHHRLTSGSVGDGGHPHPVQFLRRLDLSELLTHIPRHKLNTYHVRMEDDAQAGQGEELRRFILSALSACQRNVVNCALCHRALPVFEQFPLVDGTLFLSPSRHDEIEYDVPCHLQGRLMHLYAICVDCLEGVHKIVCIKCKSRWDGSWHQLGTMYTYDILAASPCCQARLNCKHCGKPVVDVRVGMQYFSEYSNVQQCPHCGNLDYHFVKPFSSYKVLEAY, translated from the exons AGGTCCAGTGTGCGACCCCCCTCGGCTGCAGCCTGGCCCGCCCCATCGACCTGGAGAAGGACGACTACCAGCGGGTGCTGTGCAACAGCGAGCTCTGCCCTTACGGTAACTGGATGCACCTGCAGTGCTTCTACGAGTGGGAGAGCTCCATCCTTGTCCAGTTCAACTGCATCGGCCGGGCGCGCTCCTGGAACGAGAAGCAGTGCCGCCAGAACATGTGGACCAAGAAGGGCTACGACCTGGCCTTCAGGTTCTGCTCCTGCCGCTGCGGCCAGGGCCACCTGAAGAAAGACACCGACTGGTATCAGGTGAAGCGCGTGCAtgatgagaggaagaagaagccGTCTGAGAGGAGCGCGGGGAGGATGGCGGCCGGCGGAGGGGCTTCGGGGCCCGGCGACGGATTTTTTGAGGAGCCCAAGAAAAGCAAGCCGAATTCAGGAGGAGGTAAAGTAGCTCACAGAGCGTCGAGTCAGGAGCTACCTCGCAGACAATCAATAGACCGTCAGAACTCTAtagagagaggagcagcaggaggttTAGGAGGAGGACATGTGACAGGTGGAGCTTTTCCTATGGGACCTCCTCACAAGTCTCCATGCGACTCCCCGGGTCAGTCTCCTCCGACTGGCTTCTCCTCTCCTGCCGCTATCctcgcagcagcagcaggaggaggagcggtGGGGTTTAGGGGTTCCCGTCAACTGGGAGAGTTCCTCAAATCAGCTGTCCACATGGACGCACAGAGGAAGCACCTTTTAGTCGGGGGGGCCCTCGGGAGGAGCGGCGGATGCTCCATGGGAATGTCCGGCGGAGGGCCAGACGGTCCCCACCTCGCCCCAGGGTCTGTTATCCCTCTGCCTCTATCCTTCGCCCTCCCGCTTCATCACCGGCTCACCTCAGGCAGCGTGGGTGACGGCGGCCACCCTCACCCGGTGCAGTTCTTGAGGAGGCTGGACCTCTCGGAGCTCCTCACACACATCCCTCGCCATAAACTCAACACCTACCACGTCCGCATGGAGGATGACGCCCAGGCAGGCCAGGGGGAAGAGCTGCGCAG ATTCATCCTGTCAGCCCTCAGCGCCTGCCAGAGGAACGTGGTGAACTGTGCTCTGTGCCACCGGGCGCTGCCTGTGTTTGAGCAGTTTCCTCTAGTGGACGGGACCCTGTTTCTCAGCCCGTCACGCCACGACGAGATCGAGTACGATGTCCCCTGCCACCTGCAAG GCAGGTTAATGCACCTCTACGCCATCTGTGTGGACTGTCTAGAAGGCGTCCACAAGATCGTCTGCATCAAGTGCAAGTCGCGATGGGACGGGAGCTGGCACCAATTGGGCACCATGTACACCTACGATATACTGGCCGCTTCACCGTGTTGCCAG GCTCGTCTCAACTGTAAGCACTGTGGGAAGCCGGTGGTGGACGTCCGGGTGGGGATGCAGTATTTCTCCGAGTACAGCAACGTCCAGCAGTGCCCTCACTGCGGCAACCTGGACTATCACTTTGTTAAACCCTTCTCCTCCTACAAAGTACTTGAGGCTTATTGA
- the mtif3 gene encoding translation initiation factor IF-3, mitochondrial yields MYAGCVRWMLSHTVKAVCGGSLGYKITASRFLICTGRSNTIAAAWRWSPFSTAVDDTEPTPEPKKKKQDPRARTTITSVGRKIPHRHIQVISEAGENMGTMHRADVLKVMAEQGLKLVVLNENQDPPVYRLMSGKQIHEEQLKVREKQKAKAAPVQIKELTFTSGIGTHDLTTKLKQVESWLEKKHHIRITMRLGRGRPADNLDTNLEQMVQQMEVPVAFVSKTKVIRDGRAAMCIVRPPSAKELSEKKKNKTSPPQPDSSSSQDAQPKTSPVSSTDTTEGATQQ; encoded by the exons ATGTATGCAGGTTGCGTGAGGTGGATGCTCAGCCACACAGTGAAAGCTGTGTGTGGCGGCAGTCTTGGCTACAAGATAACAGCATCAAGGTTTCTCATATGCACTGGAAGATCGAACACCATCGCTGCTGCCTGGAGATGGTCCCCGTTCTCTACAGCGGTAGACGACACAGAACCGACTCCTGAACcgaagaaaaagaagcaggatCCCCGGGCACGTACCACGATCACCAGCGTTGGCCGCAAGATCCCGCACCGTCACATCCAGGTGATCAGTGAGGCAGGAGAAAACATGGGCACCATGCACCGTGCAGATGTGCTCAAGGTCATGGCGGAGCAGGGTCTCAAATTGGTGGTGCTCAATGAAAATCAAGACCCTCCCGTCTACCGTCTGATGAGCGGTAAACAGATCCATGAAGAACAGCTGAAGGTGCGGGAGAAACAGAAAGCAAAAGCAG CTCCCGTCCAGATAAAAGAGCTCACCTTTACGTCTGGCATCGGCACTCACGACCTCACAACCAAACTGAAACAAGTGGAGAGCTGGCTGGAGAAGAAGCACCATATTCGGATCACTATGCGATTAGGCCGCGGGCGTCCCGCAGACAACCTG GACACAAATCTGGAGCAGATGGTGCAACAAATGGAGGTCCCTGTGGCATTTGTTTCCAAGACAAAAGTCATACGTGACGGTCGAGCAGCCATGTGCATCGTCCGACCACCGTCGGCAAAAGAACTGtcggaaaaaaagaaaaataagacttCACCGCCGCAACCTGACAGCTCCAGTTCACAAGACGCTCAGCCCAAAACATCTCCAGTTAGCAGCACAGACACAACAGAAGGGGCTACGCAGCAGTGA